Proteins co-encoded in one Prevotella sp. E13-27 genomic window:
- a CDS encoding succinate dehydrogenase/fumarate reductase iron-sulfur subunit: MARNISFTIKFWRQNGPKDQGHFDTHEMHDIPGDTSFLEMLDILNEELINEGKEPFVFDHDCREGICGMCSLYINGTPHGRTERGATTCQLYMRRFNDGDVITVEPWRSAAFPVIKDCMVDRYAFDKIIQAGGYTSIRTGQAQDANAILIPKEDADEAMDCATCIGCGACVAACKNGSAMLFVSSKVSQLALLPQGKIEAARRVKNMIAKMDELGFGNCTNTRACEAVCPKNETIANIARLNREMIKAKLAD, encoded by the coding sequence ATGGCAAGAAATATTTCATTTACAATAAAGTTCTGGCGCCAGAACGGCCCCAAGGACCAGGGTCACTTCGACACCCACGAGATGCACGACATCCCCGGCGATACCTCGTTCCTCGAGATGCTCGACATCCTCAACGAAGAGTTAATCAATGAGGGCAAAGAGCCCTTCGTGTTCGACCACGACTGCCGCGAGGGTATCTGCGGTATGTGCTCGCTCTACATCAACGGTACTCCTCACGGACGTACAGAGCGCGGTGCTACCACATGTCAGCTCTACATGCGCCGCTTCAACGATGGCGACGTCATCACTGTAGAGCCATGGCGCTCAGCTGCCTTCCCCGTAATCAAGGACTGTATGGTTGACCGCTATGCCTTCGACAAGATTATCCAGGCTGGTGGCTACACATCCATCCGCACAGGTCAGGCTCAGGATGCCAACGCTATCCTCATTCCTAAGGAAGATGCCGATGAGGCAATGGACTGCGCTACATGTATCGGTTGCGGCGCTTGCGTTGCAGCATGTAAGAACGGTTCTGCTATGCTCTTCGTATCGTCTAAGGTATCTCAGCTCGCTCTGCTTCCACAGGGTAAGATTGAGGCTGCCCGCCGCGTGAAGAACATGATTGCTAAGATGGACGAGCTCGGCTTCGGTAACTGCACCAACACTCGCGCCTGCGAGGCTGTATGTCCTAAGAACGAGACCATCGCTAACATCGCTCGCCTGAACCGCGAGATGATCAAGGCAAAGCTCGCTGATTAA
- a CDS encoding fumarate reductase/succinate dehydrogenase flavoprotein subunit, with the protein MAKVLDSKIPAGPVPEKWKEYKAHQRLVNPKNKLKLDVIVVGTGLAGASAAASLGEMGFNVINLCIQDSPRRAHSIAAQGGINAAKCYQNDGDSVYRLFYDTVKGGDYRAREANVYRLAEVSNNIIDQCVAQGVPFAREYGGMLANRSFGGAQVSRTFYAKGQTGQQLLLGAYSSLSAQVQAGKVKLYTRYEMEDVVIVDGRARGIIAKNLVTGKLERFSANAVVIATGGYGNTYFLSTNAMGCNCTAAVQCYRKGAMFANPSYVQIHPTCIPVHGDKQSKLTLMSESLRNDGRIWVPKKIEDAKKLQKGEMQPWEIAEEDRDYYLERRYPAFGNLVPRDVASRAAKERCDKGFGVNNTGLAVYLDFSESINRLGIDVIMQRYGNLFEMYEEITDVFPGELANEINGVKYYKPMMIYPAIHYTMGGIWVDYELQTTIPGLFAIGECNFSDHGANRLGASALMQGLADGYFVLPYTIQNYLADQSIWGKISTDLPEFAEAEKKVDAEMDRLLNIKGKRSVDSLHKELGHIMWEYVGMGRTAEGLKTGLKKMHDLEKEFDTNLFVPGTKEGLNIELDKAIHLRDFFTMGQLVAFDALSRNESCGGHFREEYQTEEGEAKRDDEHYFYVGCWEYKGKGNEPELSKEPLEYEAIKVQTRNYKN; encoded by the coding sequence ATGGCAAAAGTATTAGATTCAAAGATTCCTGCAGGACCAGTGCCTGAGAAATGGAAGGAATATAAAGCTCATCAGCGTCTTGTTAACCCAAAGAACAAGCTGAAGCTCGACGTTATCGTCGTTGGTACCGGTCTGGCAGGCGCTTCTGCAGCTGCTTCACTCGGTGAGATGGGATTCAACGTTATCAACCTGTGCATTCAGGACTCACCACGCCGTGCTCACTCTATCGCAGCTCAAGGTGGTATCAACGCCGCAAAGTGCTATCAGAACGATGGTGACTCTGTTTACCGTCTGTTCTACGACACTGTAAAGGGTGGTGACTATCGTGCTCGCGAGGCTAATGTTTATCGTTTGGCTGAGGTTTCAAACAATATTATCGACCAGTGCGTGGCTCAGGGCGTACCTTTCGCTCGTGAGTACGGTGGCATGCTGGCAAACCGTTCATTCGGTGGTGCTCAGGTAAGCCGCACATTCTATGCAAAGGGTCAGACAGGTCAGCAGCTGTTGCTCGGTGCTTACTCTTCTCTCTCTGCACAGGTACAGGCTGGCAAGGTGAAGCTCTATACTCGTTACGAGATGGAGGACGTAGTCATTGTTGACGGTCGTGCTCGTGGTATCATTGCAAAGAACCTCGTAACAGGTAAGCTGGAGCGCTTCTCAGCTAACGCTGTTGTTATCGCTACTGGTGGTTACGGAAACACATACTTCCTCTCTACCAACGCTATGGGCTGTAACTGTACAGCTGCCGTTCAGTGCTATCGTAAGGGCGCTATGTTCGCAAACCCATCTTACGTGCAGATTCACCCAACATGTATCCCTGTTCACGGTGACAAGCAGTCTAAGCTGACTCTGATGTCTGAGTCACTGCGTAACGATGGTCGTATCTGGGTACCAAAGAAGATTGAGGATGCTAAGAAGCTTCAGAAGGGCGAGATGCAGCCTTGGGAGATTGCCGAGGAAGATCGCGACTACTACTTGGAGCGCCGCTATCCTGCATTCGGTAACCTGGTTCCTCGTGACGTGGCTTCACGTGCTGCTAAGGAGCGTTGCGACAAGGGCTTCGGTGTAAACAACACTGGTCTGGCCGTTTATCTTGATTTCTCTGAGTCAATCAACCGTCTGGGCATCGATGTTATCATGCAGCGCTATGGTAACCTCTTCGAGATGTACGAGGAGATCACCGACGTATTCCCAGGTGAGCTGGCTAACGAAATCAATGGCGTGAAGTACTACAAGCCAATGATGATCTATCCTGCTATCCACTACACTATGGGTGGTATCTGGGTTGACTACGAGCTGCAGACCACTATCCCCGGTCTGTTCGCTATCGGTGAGTGTAACTTCTCTGACCACGGTGCTAACCGTCTGGGTGCTTCTGCTCTGATGCAGGGCCTGGCCGATGGTTACTTCGTACTGCCTTACACCATCCAGAACTACTTGGCTGACCAGTCTATCTGGGGTAAGATATCTACCGACCTGCCTGAGTTCGCTGAGGCTGAGAAGAAGGTTGACGCTGAGATGGATCGTCTGCTCAACATCAAGGGTAAGCGCTCTGTTGACAGCCTGCACAAGGAACTCGGTCACATCATGTGGGAGTATGTAGGCATGGGTCGCACAGCTGAAGGCCTGAAGACTGGTCTGAAGAAGATGCACGACCTCGAGAAGGAGTTCGACACCAACCTCTTCGTTCCAGGAACTAAGGAAGGTCTGAACATTGAGCTCGACAAGGCTATCCACCTCCGTGACTTCTTCACCATGGGTCAGCTCGTAGCTTTCGATGCCCTCTCTCGTAACGAGTCTTGCGGCGGTCACTTCCGTGAGGAGTACCAGACCGAAGAAGGCGAGGCTAAGCGCGATGACGAGCACTACTTCTACGTAGGCTGCTGGGAGTACAAAGGCAAGGGCAACGAGCCTGAACTCTCTAAGGAGCCCTTGGAGTACGAGGCAATTAAGGTACAAACCCGTAACTATAAGAATTAA
- a CDS encoding N-acetyltransferase: MMSVEIKKVSSKKDLDDFIQLHYDLYRGNKYDAPNLYSDEIETLSKDKNPAFEFCEAEYFLAYKDGKLVGRVAGIINRRYNEQWNRPCVRFGWIDFIDDKEVSAALLKAVEDWGREKGMKEIIGPLGFTDMDPEGMLTKGFEELGTMATIYNYPYYPEHMEQMPGYEKDNDYVEYKVFVPKEGMPEKFKRVSELTMQRYNLHCPKLTTEMITGPQQYGKKVFNVVNKTFANLYGYSQMTDKQIEEYVDKYFKFISLDMLCVIEDWNTPDHDVVGVGITIPSLTRALQKCRNGRLFPFGWWYLLRALKFHKTDIVDLLLIGVLPEYRSKGANALLFYHLIPVYQKYGFKWGESHVHMESNTAVQQQWQYYENEQHKRRRCYKKAL, from the coding sequence ATCATGTCAGTAGAAATTAAGAAAGTATCTTCTAAGAAAGATCTGGACGATTTTATACAGCTTCACTACGACCTATATCGTGGAAATAAGTACGATGCGCCCAATCTTTACAGTGACGAGATTGAAACACTCAGTAAAGATAAGAACCCGGCATTTGAGTTCTGTGAGGCAGAATATTTCTTGGCTTACAAGGACGGTAAGCTTGTAGGACGTGTGGCAGGCATCATCAATCGCCGTTACAATGAACAGTGGAACCGTCCATGCGTGCGTTTCGGATGGATAGACTTCATTGATGACAAAGAAGTGTCGGCAGCACTGTTGAAGGCTGTTGAAGACTGGGGCCGTGAGAAAGGCATGAAAGAAATAATTGGCCCGCTCGGCTTTACCGACATGGATCCCGAGGGTATGCTCACAAAGGGCTTTGAAGAGCTTGGCACCATGGCAACCATCTATAACTATCCGTACTATCCTGAGCACATGGAGCAGATGCCGGGATACGAGAAGGATAACGACTATGTGGAATATAAGGTGTTCGTGCCAAAGGAGGGAATGCCAGAGAAGTTCAAGCGCGTGTCAGAGTTGACTATGCAGCGCTATAACCTGCACTGTCCTAAGCTCACAACCGAAATGATTACTGGTCCACAACAGTATGGTAAGAAGGTATTCAATGTGGTAAATAAGACTTTTGCCAACCTCTACGGATACTCGCAGATGACCGATAAGCAGATTGAAGAGTATGTGGATAAGTATTTTAAGTTCATCTCGCTGGACATGCTTTGTGTCATTGAGGACTGGAACACGCCCGATCATGATGTGGTAGGAGTGGGCATAACAATACCCTCGCTTACACGCGCCCTGCAGAAGTGTCGCAATGGACGCCTGTTCCCCTTCGGGTGGTGGTATCTGTTGAGAGCTCTGAAGTTCCATAAGACAGACATTGTAGATTTGCTACTCATTGGCGTGCTGCCAGAATACAGGTCAAAGGGTGCCAATGCATTGCTGTTCTACCATCTGATACCTGTTTATCAGAAATACGGATTCAAGTGGGGCGAGAGCCATGTGCACATGGAAAGCAACACTGCCGTACAGCAGCAATGGCAATATTATGAGAACGAACAGCATAAGCGTCGTCGCTGTTACAAAAAAGCGCTATAA
- a CDS encoding OmpA family protein has protein sequence MKNKKFLATAALAMLLSGAAQAQEKELVSYSFVEAQGGLQLTTTDAKMDKLLTPTVGLSFGHYFTPVVGARLHVNGWQAKGGFSDTEKYYQWKYITPDVDLMLNLTNLFATSKSGSHALNVIILGGVGLNIAWDNKEFKDLNVSPNNVPLAWNKNLLSHNLRAGLRLETNVTKPFGVSLEVDANSLNDRFNSKTNDADDWQFTAMLGLSYRFNHKYHTPAPKYITKIVEYIDSVEVEEPMVVKEKKTRPVTRMEKTTMKKYVFFKLAESDADKASGIDAAIKEAAEMMKTSDDATFTITGYADKGTGSAKSNKKFAKKRADDVAKKLVNEYGLDAKRLKTDSKGDAVQPFPEDNDKNRCVIITGEGTFKITSMEEYEVEKTVMHKVKKAVIRQKEVQELVK, from the coding sequence ATGAAAAACAAAAAATTCCTTGCAACGGCAGCTCTTGCCATGTTGCTCTCTGGTGCTGCACAGGCACAGGAAAAAGAGCTCGTATCTTATTCATTCGTAGAAGCTCAGGGCGGTCTTCAGCTCACTACTACCGATGCTAAGATGGACAAACTCCTCACACCTACCGTAGGTCTCTCTTTCGGTCACTACTTCACTCCCGTTGTCGGTGCACGTCTGCATGTCAATGGTTGGCAGGCAAAGGGCGGCTTCAGCGACACAGAGAAGTACTACCAGTGGAAGTACATCACACCTGATGTTGACCTGATGCTTAACCTGACAAACCTCTTTGCAACTTCAAAGTCAGGCAGCCACGCACTTAACGTCATCATCCTCGGTGGTGTAGGTCTTAACATTGCTTGGGACAACAAAGAGTTCAAGGATCTCAACGTCTCTCCAAACAATGTGCCTCTTGCATGGAACAAGAATCTTCTGAGCCACAACCTCCGTGCAGGTCTGCGTCTTGAGACTAACGTAACAAAGCCTTTCGGTGTTTCTCTTGAGGTTGACGCCAACTCACTCAACGACCGTTTCAACTCTAAGACCAATGATGCTGATGACTGGCAGTTTACAGCCATGCTTGGTCTCTCATACCGTTTCAACCACAAGTATCACACACCTGCTCCAAAATACATCACAAAGATTGTTGAGTATATTGACAGCGTAGAGGTTGAGGAGCCTATGGTTGTTAAGGAGAAGAAGACTCGTCCTGTTACCCGTATGGAGAAGACAACAATGAAGAAGTATGTATTCTTCAAGCTTGCTGAGAGCGATGCAGACAAGGCATCTGGCATTGACGCAGCCATCAAGGAGGCTGCTGAGATGATGAAGACCAGCGACGACGCTACATTCACCATCACAGGCTATGCCGACAAGGGCACTGGCTCAGCTAAGTCTAACAAGAAGTTCGCTAAGAAACGTGCCGATGACGTTGCAAAGAAGCTCGTCAACGAGTACGGACTTGATGCAAAGCGCCTCAAGACCGACTCAAAGGGTGACGCTGTTCAGCCATTCCCAGAGGACAACGACAAGAACCGTTGCGTTATCATCACCGGTGAGGGTACCTTCAAGATCACCTCAATGGAAGAGTATGAGGTTGAGAAGACCGTTATGCACAAGGTGAAGAAGGCTGTTATACGTCAGAAGGAAGTACAGGAGCTCGTTAAATAG
- a CDS encoding THUMP-like domain-containing protein has protein sequence MPQMNEETRRYIEANLDADVRRLALNGSRDEAVDMQLALQQIAGRQTARRKLPSWAALPNILYPQHLGMEQCSSEQTARYKQSVCRSLLSSLSSAQATMLVDLTGGFGVDFSFLAPLFRRAVYVERQEVLCQLARHNFAVLGVNAEVVCGNGEDMLHQLEEHVTMIFLDPARRDTNGARTYGISDCTPDVLTLLDELLQKADFVMLKLSPMLDWRKTVSDLGEKWVREVHIVSTGGECKELLLVLSANGSEQPLRLVCINDEQVFESANTHLAQTVPTAHSSYQLHELPQTFLYEPNASVMKAGCFAELQERFGVAQLSQNSHLFVSNGEVEDFPGRSFRVVAVSTMNKRELKEKIAPLKQANITVRNFPLSVAELRKRLKISEGGSNYIFATTLANGDHVLIICERL, from the coding sequence ATGCCGCAGATGAATGAGGAGACGCGCCGCTATATAGAGGCGAACCTCGATGCCGACGTGAGGCGACTGGCTCTCAATGGCAGCCGCGATGAAGCGGTGGATATGCAATTGGCGCTACAGCAGATTGCCGGCAGACAGACAGCACGGCGCAAGTTGCCTTCATGGGCGGCTCTGCCCAACATTCTCTATCCTCAGCATCTTGGCATGGAACAGTGTTCCAGTGAGCAGACAGCACGCTACAAGCAATCGGTATGCCGTAGCTTGTTATCCTCTTTATCATCCGCACAAGCCACTATGCTCGTTGACCTCACAGGTGGTTTTGGTGTTGACTTCTCATTCCTTGCACCATTGTTCCGTCGTGCTGTTTATGTGGAACGACAGGAAGTACTTTGCCAGTTGGCACGCCACAACTTCGCTGTGCTGGGCGTTAATGCCGAGGTGGTGTGTGGCAATGGCGAGGACATGCTTCATCAGTTGGAAGAGCATGTTACAATGATATTCCTCGACCCTGCCCGTCGCGATACTAATGGGGCGCGTACCTATGGCATAAGCGACTGTACCCCCGACGTGCTCACGCTTCTCGACGAGCTGTTGCAGAAGGCTGACTTTGTCATGCTGAAGCTGTCGCCCATGCTCGACTGGCGTAAGACGGTCAGCGACTTAGGCGAGAAGTGGGTGAGGGAAGTGCATATCGTTTCCACAGGCGGCGAATGTAAGGAATTGCTGCTGGTGCTGTCGGCAAACGGCAGTGAGCAGCCCTTGCGCCTTGTGTGCATAAACGATGAGCAAGTATTTGAATCAGCGAATACTCATCTCGCCCAAACCGTCCCTACAGCCCATTCTTCCTATCAGCTTCATGAGCTCCCTCAGACTTTCCTTTATGAGCCAAATGCCTCTGTGATGAAAGCCGGTTGTTTTGCCGAGCTGCAGGAGCGTTTTGGCGTTGCTCAGCTGTCGCAGAACAGCCATCTGTTTGTGTCAAATGGAGAGGTGGAAGATTTCCCCGGCAGGTCGTTCCGCGTAGTAGCCGTGTCAACCATGAACAAGCGCGAGCTGAAAGAAAAGATAGCACCGCTGAAACAGGCAAATATCACCGTGCGTAACTTCCCACTATCAGTGGCCGAGTTGCGCAAGCGGCTGAAAATAAGCGAGGGCGGCAGCAACTATATCTTTGCTACCACCCTCGCCAACGGGGACCATGTCCTTATAATTTGTGAGCGTCTTTAG
- a CDS encoding endonuclease, with amino-acid sequence MNKATKTLFLPMAFLFAVVAAYAQGPNNTGVYYSTANGKSGAELKTALFNIIKNPDVVSYNGLIDAYEKTDTRPDGYVRDWYSNATSYRHGTDTGGYNKEGDSYNREHTVPQSWFNEAKPMKSDIVHVVPTDGYVNNRRSSYPFGEVGSVTYASKNGYCKLGSCVTSGYSGTVFEPNDEIKGDIARIYFYMVTCYEDRAISWGHSVFSNNKAQGLEQWTLDMMMRWSKQDPVDEVEKARNNAVQEVQGNRNPFVDYPGLEDYIWGTLKTSSFSYDNYAGGSGGGPVTTIAQPVFNPQGGSFLDSVKVSITTTTTDATIYYTTDGSAPSTSSTQYSSPLTFTKTTVLKAIAVKGNDKSSVSEATYVISDGGGSAVNPVNSVIELKNSFFNVPYTGTVKSSITTDFVGTQDGITVTYALGEGNQRYINDSQIRLYPNNKLTLSVQTGAIRQVEFTIAKSSSNELQASKGTVNELKWTGNEKSITFTVSGNSGNLQLTTASVTVETGNTGIAETIVANGKQTVCYDLQGRRIKNPVRGLYVVNGKKLFLK; translated from the coding sequence ATGAATAAAGCTACAAAGACATTGTTTCTTCCTATGGCTTTTCTTTTCGCTGTTGTAGCAGCCTATGCCCAGGGACCTAACAATACCGGTGTTTACTATTCCACTGCCAACGGAAAGAGCGGTGCAGAATTGAAGACAGCTCTTTTCAATATTATCAAAAACCCTGATGTGGTGAGCTATAACGGACTTATCGACGCCTATGAAAAGACCGACACACGTCCCGACGGCTACGTGCGCGACTGGTACTCCAATGCCACATCTTATCGTCATGGCACAGATACCGGTGGCTATAATAAGGAAGGCGACTCTTACAATCGTGAGCATACAGTGCCACAGAGCTGGTTCAATGAGGCAAAACCCATGAAGTCCGACATTGTCCATGTGGTGCCTACCGATGGCTATGTCAACAACCGCCGCAGCAGTTATCCCTTTGGCGAGGTGGGCAGTGTCACCTATGCGTCGAAAAACGGTTACTGCAAGCTTGGCTCATGCGTAACCAGCGGATATAGCGGCACTGTGTTTGAGCCCAACGATGAGATAAAGGGCGACATAGCACGTATTTATTTCTATATGGTCACATGCTATGAAGACAGAGCTATATCATGGGGACATAGCGTGTTCTCCAACAATAAGGCGCAGGGACTTGAGCAGTGGACACTCGACATGATGATGCGCTGGTCAAAGCAGGATCCTGTCGATGAAGTGGAGAAGGCACGCAACAATGCCGTGCAGGAAGTGCAGGGCAACCGCAATCCGTTTGTCGATTATCCTGGATTGGAAGACTATATATGGGGCACACTCAAGACATCTTCATTCAGTTATGACAACTATGCCGGCGGCAGTGGAGGAGGACCTGTTACCACCATTGCGCAGCCTGTGTTCAATCCTCAGGGAGGTTCTTTTCTTGATAGTGTAAAAGTAAGCATTACTACCACCACTACCGATGCTACTATCTACTATACCACCGACGGCAGTGCTCCTTCAACGAGCAGTACTCAATACTCATCGCCGTTGACTTTCACCAAGACCACAGTCCTGAAAGCCATAGCTGTGAAGGGTAATGACAAGAGCAGTGTCAGCGAGGCAACATATGTTATAAGTGATGGTGGCGGTTCTGCTGTTAATCCTGTGAACAGTGTTATAGAACTGAAAAACAGTTTCTTCAATGTGCCCTATACCGGTACAGTGAAGAGTTCTATTACCACAGATTTCGTAGGAACCCAAGACGGCATAACCGTTACTTATGCTTTAGGCGAAGGTAATCAGCGATACATTAACGACAGTCAGATACGTCTCTATCCTAACAATAAGCTTACGCTGAGCGTTCAGACGGGTGCCATACGCCAAGTGGAGTTTACCATTGCCAAGAGTTCCAGCAATGAGTTGCAGGCATCGAAAGGTACAGTCAACGAACTGAAATGGACAGGCAATGAGAAGAGCATAACGTTCACTGTAAGTGGTAACAGCGGAAACCTGCAGCTTACCACAGCATCTGTGACAGTAGAAACAGGCAACACTGGTATAGCAGAAACCATCGTTGCAAATGGCAAGCAGACTGTTTGCTACGACCTTCAGGGACGTCGCATAAAGAATCCTGTAAGAGGACTGTATGTAGTAAATGGCAAAAAGCTTTTCTTGAAATAG
- a CDS encoding carbohydrate kinase family protein, with translation MRRVIGIGETVLDIIFKGEQPIKAVPGGSAFNAIISLGRAGIPACFISETGNDRVGEWVKRFLRENGVDDSGICMYHNSKSPLSLAFLDENNNADYIFYKDHPHDQIEITCSDIKEGDVVVYGSFFAINPVVRPQVYAFLKYAHEQGAILYYDLNYRASHKDDMLRVTPNIIENLELADIVRGSDEDFDIMYGKKDADSVYRSEISFYTKKFIYTRGALPLEVRAEGGFARQYLVKPVDGEVVSTIGAGDNFNAGFVYGLIHENVTREDIDRGLTPEQWDSLIDYGMQFSAEVCRSINNYVSPEFCARLKA, from the coding sequence ATGCGACGTGTAATAGGTATTGGTGAGACCGTTCTCGACATTATTTTCAAGGGCGAGCAGCCCATAAAGGCAGTTCCTGGCGGATCGGCTTTCAATGCGATAATATCATTGGGACGTGCCGGCATTCCTGCTTGTTTCATAAGTGAGACTGGCAACGACCGTGTGGGCGAATGGGTGAAGAGATTCCTGCGGGAGAATGGTGTTGACGACAGCGGCATTTGTATGTATCATAACTCTAAATCGCCTCTGTCACTGGCTTTCCTCGACGAGAATAACAACGCCGACTACATATTCTATAAGGATCATCCTCACGACCAGATAGAGATAACATGCTCCGACATAAAAGAGGGCGACGTTGTAGTTTACGGCTCGTTCTTTGCTATTAATCCTGTTGTGCGCCCTCAGGTATATGCGTTCCTTAAGTATGCTCATGAGCAGGGTGCCATCCTCTATTATGATCTCAACTACCGTGCATCTCACAAAGATGACATGCTGCGTGTCACCCCTAACATCATTGAGAATCTTGAGCTTGCCGACATCGTTCGCGGTTCAGACGAGGACTTCGACATCATGTATGGCAAGAAAGATGCCGATTCTGTCTATCGTTCAGAGATTTCGTTCTACACTAAGAAGTTCATATATACACGCGGTGCCCTGCCTCTTGAGGTTCGTGCCGAAGGAGGTTTTGCACGCCAATACCTAGTAAAGCCTGTAGATGGCGAGGTGGTGAGCACCATCGGTGCTGGCGACAACTTCAACGCAGGCTTTGTCTATGGACTCATCCACGAGAACGTAACACGCGAAGATATTGACCGCGGACTCACACCCGAGCAGTGGGACAGTCTCATAGATTACGGCATGCAGTTCTCAGCAGAAGTATGCCGCAGCATCAACAACTATGTGTCGCCAGAGTTCTGTGCCCGACTGAAAGCGTAG
- a CDS encoding iron ABC transporter permease translates to MTKTKFFFIIGTSLVVLLFALCLVTGSIRIPVADVLRILCGDDEGIKASWRYIVLESRLPQAITALLCGGALAVSGLMLQTAFRNALADPSIFGISSGAGLGVALVMLLLGGSIGAGSVSLSGYVAIILAAFVGAMAVMAIIFFFSTVVRSNVMLLIIGIMIGYVSSSAISLLQFFATDEGVKSYMVWGMGTFGGVSMGHMPIFATFTLLGIIASLLLIKPLNALLLGDRYAENLGVSVYRVRNMLLVVTGLLTAITTAFCGPISFIGLAVPHMARLLLHTDNHRVLMPATILCGSVVALLCNIVCFLPGESGVIPLGAVTPLMGAPVIIYVISKGRN, encoded by the coding sequence CGTTGTGTTGCTTTTTGCCTTGTGCCTAGTGACGGGATCAATAAGGATTCCTGTTGCCGACGTATTACGCATACTTTGTGGTGACGACGAAGGCATCAAGGCATCGTGGCGATACATAGTCCTGGAGAGCCGACTGCCACAGGCAATAACGGCACTGCTCTGCGGAGGGGCGCTGGCGGTGAGCGGACTGATGTTGCAGACAGCATTTCGCAACGCCTTGGCAGACCCAAGCATCTTCGGCATATCAAGTGGTGCCGGACTGGGTGTGGCGCTCGTCATGTTGCTCCTTGGCGGAAGCATTGGTGCCGGCTCAGTGAGTCTCAGTGGCTATGTGGCTATAATCCTTGCTGCGTTTGTGGGAGCTATGGCTGTCATGGCGATAATCTTTTTCTTCTCTACTGTGGTGAGAAGCAATGTCATGCTGCTCATCATAGGCATAATGATAGGCTATGTGTCAAGCTCGGCCATCTCGTTGTTGCAGTTCTTTGCTACCGACGAGGGTGTGAAATCCTATATGGTTTGGGGAATGGGAACGTTTGGCGGCGTATCAATGGGACACATGCCCATCTTCGCAACCTTTACCCTGTTGGGTATTATAGCATCGCTGCTGCTCATAAAACCTCTCAACGCGCTGTTGCTTGGCGACCGCTACGCAGAGAATCTTGGTGTATCAGTATATAGGGTGCGCAACATGCTGCTCGTCGTGACGGGATTGCTCACTGCCATAACCACCGCTTTCTGTGGTCCCATATCATTTATTGGTCTTGCGGTGCCCCATATGGCGCGTCTGCTGCTGCATACAGACAATCATCGTGTGCTGATGCCTGCCACCATTCTTTGCGGCTCGGTTGTTGCACTGTTGTGTAACATCGTTTGTTTCCTTCCTGGAGAGAGTGGGGTAATACCACTCGGGGCTGTAACACCGCTGATGGGTGCTCCAGTCATTATCTATGTAATAAGTAAGGGAAGAAACTGA